In one window of Nothobranchius furzeri strain GRZ-AD chromosome 11, NfurGRZ-RIMD1, whole genome shotgun sequence DNA:
- the txlna gene encoding alpha-taxilin, which yields MTGSCFFFLSQSATRCSRNLQLRKISRFLLESSELNMKNQDTEESTSPGSEAPPPAAGDTDAPLPPAPAEGSSPREMEPQAGPPPQEQQGESGETLPGSALAPPAAAAPLSQRDMAEELSRQLEDILSTYCSETISDEASALLNGQSHSPVFNGLMCEKDGDNPKAEKVNGGHSGAEKEQKKSQDKKKVKGLGKEITVLMQTLNTLSTPEEKLAGLCKKYADLLEEHRNSQKQMRVLQKKQSQLVQEKDNLRNEHSKAILARSKLESLCRELQRHNRTLKEEGVQRTRLEEEKRKEVTSHFQSTLNDIQAQMEQHNERNASLRQENAELAEKLKKLYEQYKLREEHIDKMVKHKDLQQQLVDAKLHQAQELLKESEERHDREKDFLLKEAVESQRMCELMKQQEVHLKQQLSLYTERFEEFQTTLSKSNEVFTTFKQEMEKMTKKIKKLEKETTMYRSRWESSNKALLEMAEEKSVRDRDFDALQGKVQRLEKLRRALKVERNELKKKVQNLGGAAGPHTSDPGTDSPSPPPTDCPLEASTCPVPDSSSDSPPCHCEPQLDTVALPEEANSPPVPVLVPAQE from the exons ATGACcggaagttgttttttttttctaagccAGTCAGCTACACGCTGTTCAAGAAACCTGCAGCTCAGAAAAATTAGCCGTTTCCTCCTGGAGTCTTCAG AGCTAAACATGAAAAATCAAGACACGGAAGAGTCTACCAGCCCGGGCAGCGAGgctcctccacctgcagctgGAGACACGGACGCTCCACTTCCACCTGCACCTGCTGAAGGCAGCAGCCCCAGAGAGATGGAGCCACAGGCTGGCCCTCCACCACAGGAACAGCAGGGGGAAAGCGGAG AAACTCTGCCTGGGTCAGCGTTAGCGCCCCCGGCTGCAGCAGCGCCCCTGTCCCAGCGCGACATGGCTGAGGAGCTGAGCCGGCAGCTGGAGGACATCCTCAGCACGTACTGCAGTGAAACCATTTCAGACGAAGCCAGTGCCTTGCTCAACGGTCAGTCTCACAGCCCAGTTTTCAACGGGCTGATGTGTGAGAAGGATGGAGACAACCCAAAGGCAGAAAAAGTCAACGGGGGTCACAGCGGTGCTGAGAAAGAGCAGAAGAAGAGTCAAGACAAGAAGAAAGTGAAGGGCCTGG GCAAAGAGATCACCGTTCTCATGCAGACGTTAAACACGCTAAGCACGCCGGAGGAAAAGCTGGCAGGTCTCTGCAAGAAGTACGCCGACCTG CTGGAAGAGCATCGTAACTCTCAGAAACAGATGAGGGTGCTGCAGAAGAAGCAGAGTCAGCTGGTGCAGGAGAAGGACAACCTGAGGAACGAACACAGCAAAGCCATCTTGGCCCGCAGCAAACTGGAGAGTCTCTGCAGGGAACTGCAGAGACACAACCGCACCCTCAAG GAAGAAGGAGTCCAGAGAACGCGGCTGGAGGAGGAGAAACGGAAGGAGGTGACGTCTCATTTCCAGTCGACGCTGAACGACATCCAGGCTCAGATGGAACAGCACAACGAGAGGAATGCCAGCCTCCGCCAAGAAAACGCTGAGCTGGCAGAGAAACTCAAGAAGCTCTACGAGCAATACAAACTACGGGAGGAG CACATAGACAAGATGGTGAAGCACAAAGACCTGCAGCAACAGCTGGTGGATGCCAAACTGCATCAGGCGCAGGAGCTGCTGAAGGAGTCGGAGGAGCGCCACGACAGAGAGAAAGACTTT CTTCTGAAGGAAGCTGTGGAGTCTCAGAGGATGTGTGAGCTAATGAAGCAGCAGGAGGTCCACCTCAAACAGCAG CTGTCTCTGTACACCGAGAGGTTTGAGGAGTTCCAGACCACGCTGTCTAAGAGTAACGAGGTCTTCACCACCTTCAAACAGGAGATGGAGAAG ATGACTAAAAAGATTAAGAAGCTGGAGAAGGAGACGACGATGTATCGCTCGAGGTGGGAGAGCAGCAACAAGGCGCTGCTGGAGATGGCTGAGGAG AAATCTGTGCGAGATCGGGACTTCGACGCGTTGCAGGGTAAAGTCCAGCGGCTCGAGAAGCTGAGGCGGGCACTTAAGGTGGAGCGAAACGAGCTAAAGAAGAAGGTCCAGAACCTCGGTGGGGCCGCAGGACCCCACACCTCTGACCCAGGGACTGACTCCCCCTCCCCGCCTCCCACGGACTGTCCGCTGGAGGCCAGCACCTGTCCTGTACCAGACAGCTCCTCTGACTCCCCACCTTGCCACTGTGAGCCACAGCTGGACACAGTTGCACTCCCAGAAGAGGCAAACTCCCCACCTGTCCCTGTTCTTGTCCCTGCACAGGAATAA